One genomic window of Prochlorococcus sp. MIT 0801 includes the following:
- a CDS encoding PP2C family protein-serine/threonine phosphatase: MKENSPISEQQSQHPNNFLSSAASKSLSDLVHSLSQEQIVNQDLLLSLSFALRSFTNLQRFLELIPLLITQLVGVKGSLLISFQDNGSLWREQLQMVPMDEDQELFRKLFLLEEGKKTGFGMQEKNIEMLDRLVERHFESCNVIATSIVSRGRPRGRLYVFDKKEIVLGSNVHRKYIQIVADLTGVAIENDAIFQVIRNHEKVDRQISIGAEIQSQLLPDQCPVIEGVELAACCRPAFQVGGDYYDFMPTRSDLNETAKASGRWAFVIGDVMGKGVPAGLLMTMLRGMLRAEVLTGLPPDVILHDLNQLALEDLTQSHRFVTLFYSDFDAQSRKLRFANAAHNPPLLWSAKSKSIHRLDTPGLLIGLQPEAEYGCGEIFLQPGDVLLYYTDGVTEAPGISGERFDENRLITFLDKFAKEGLGAKQILNKLFERLDGFVGVSDHHLEDDASMVVLKVNDELTVPELT, from the coding sequence GTGAAAGAAAATTCTCCAATTTCAGAACAACAAAGTCAACACCCTAATAACTTCTTATCAAGTGCTGCTTCCAAGTCTTTAAGCGATTTGGTTCACAGTCTTTCTCAAGAGCAAATTGTTAATCAAGATTTATTGCTTTCATTGAGCTTTGCTTTGCGAAGTTTTACTAATTTACAGCGTTTTCTTGAACTTATTCCTCTTCTTATTACTCAATTAGTTGGCGTTAAAGGATCATTGTTAATTTCATTTCAAGATAATGGAAGTCTTTGGCGGGAACAGTTACAAATGGTTCCTATGGATGAAGATCAGGAACTCTTTAGAAAATTATTTCTTTTAGAGGAAGGGAAGAAAACGGGTTTTGGCATGCAGGAAAAGAATATTGAAATGTTAGATCGCTTAGTTGAAAGACATTTTGAATCTTGTAATGTGATCGCTACATCGATAGTTTCGAGAGGAAGACCGCGAGGTCGATTATATGTATTTGATAAAAAAGAGATTGTTTTAGGAAGTAATGTTCATCGAAAATATATTCAAATAGTTGCTGATCTGACCGGAGTAGCTATAGAAAATGATGCCATTTTTCAGGTGATTCGTAATCATGAAAAAGTTGATAGACAAATAAGTATTGGCGCCGAAATTCAATCACAATTATTGCCAGATCAATGTCCAGTCATTGAAGGAGTTGAATTAGCTGCTTGTTGCAGGCCAGCTTTTCAAGTAGGTGGTGATTATTACGATTTTATGCCCACTCGCTCAGATTTAAATGAAACAGCAAAAGCTAGTGGGCGGTGGGCTTTTGTGATAGGTGATGTTATGGGTAAAGGTGTTCCTGCTGGATTGTTGATGACTATGCTACGAGGGATGCTTAGAGCCGAAGTTTTAACAGGATTACCCCCTGATGTTATTTTGCATGACTTGAATCAATTAGCTCTTGAAGATTTGACTCAATCACATAGGTTTGTAACTTTATTTTATTCGGACTTTGACGCTCAATCAAGAAAATTACGTTTTGCTAATGCAGCACATAATCCTCCTTTACTTTGGAGCGCTAAGTCAAAATCAATCCATAGATTAGACACCCCTGGTCTATTAATAGGTCTTCAACCTGAAGCGGAATATGGATGTGGGGAGATATTTCTTCAGCCTGGTGATGTTCTTCTGTACTACACCGATGGTGTTACTGAGGCACCTGGTATTTCGGGTGAACGTTTTGATGAAAATCGTTTAATAACTTTTTTAGATAAATTTGCTAAGGAAGGCTTGGGGGCTAAACAAATATTAAATAAACTTTTTGAAAGATTAGATGGTTTTGTTGGTGTTAGTGATCATCATCTTGAAGATGATGCATCAATGGTGGTTTTAAAAGTCAATGATGAATTAACGGTTCCTGAATTAACTTAG
- the argH gene encoding argininosuccinate lyase, whose translation MEKALSKTWSERFDKGLNPFIEKFNASIDFDICLLEEDLDGSIAHARMLGIQGIITKEEAIKLENGLQQIRKEASDGLFHPVISDEDVHFAVEKKLIDLIGSVGKKLHTGRSRNDQVGTDLRLWLRKRIDEIDMDLERLQIALFLLAEENLYTLIPGYTHLQRAQPLSLAHHLLAYIEMAQRDRNRLKDVRKRVNISPLGAAALAGTSISISRKITSSELHFQDIYANSLDAVSDRDFVVEFLGASSLIMAHLSRLSEEVILWASEEFAFIQLTDRCATGSSLMPQKKNPDVPELVRGKSGRVFGHLQAMLTMIKGLPLAYNKDFQEDKEAIFDSVKTVKNSLVAISILFEEGLIFRKERLNHAVSSDFSNATDVADYLVAKDIPFREAYQLVGRIVKTSLEEGILLKDITLERWKTFHKFFEKDIYEKLLPSSVVESRLSAGGTGFERVQEQLLSWREKLFN comes from the coding sequence ATGGAAAAAGCATTGAGCAAAACTTGGAGCGAGAGATTTGATAAAGGACTTAATCCTTTTATAGAAAAATTTAATGCTTCAATCGATTTTGATATTTGTTTATTAGAAGAAGATTTGGATGGATCAATTGCCCATGCACGTATGCTTGGAATCCAAGGGATTATTACCAAGGAAGAGGCCATTAAATTAGAAAATGGTCTTCAACAGATTAGAAAAGAGGCATCTGATGGTTTATTTCATCCTGTCATTTCAGATGAAGATGTGCATTTTGCAGTAGAAAAAAAATTAATAGATTTGATAGGCTCGGTAGGAAAAAAACTACATACTGGCCGTAGTCGTAATGATCAAGTTGGAACAGATCTTAGATTATGGCTAAGAAAGCGTATTGATGAAATTGATATGGATTTGGAGCGTCTTCAGATAGCTCTTTTTTTATTAGCAGAAGAAAATCTTTACACGCTTATTCCTGGTTATACGCATTTACAAAGAGCACAACCTTTGTCTCTGGCGCATCATTTATTGGCATATATTGAGATGGCACAAAGAGATAGAAACAGATTGAAAGACGTAAGAAAACGAGTGAATATTTCCCCGCTAGGAGCAGCTGCTTTAGCAGGAACATCTATTTCTATAAGCAGAAAAATTACTTCTTCAGAATTACACTTTCAAGATATTTACGCTAACAGTTTAGATGCTGTAAGTGATAGAGACTTTGTCGTAGAATTTTTAGGAGCCTCTTCGTTAATTATGGCTCATTTAAGTAGATTATCTGAAGAAGTAATTTTATGGGCATCGGAAGAATTTGCATTTATTCAATTAACCGACCGATGTGCTACCGGAAGTAGTCTTATGCCTCAAAAAAAGAATCCTGATGTGCCAGAACTTGTTCGGGGTAAGTCAGGAAGAGTATTTGGACATTTACAAGCTATGCTTACTATGATCAAAGGATTACCTTTGGCTTACAATAAAGATTTTCAAGAAGACAAAGAAGCCATTTTTGATAGTGTTAAAACAGTTAAGAATTCCTTGGTTGCCATATCAATATTGTTTGAAGAAGGTTTAATTTTTAGAAAAGAAAGACTTAATCACGCTGTTTCATCAGACTTTTCAAATGCCACTGACGTTGCTGATTATTTAGTGGCTAAAGACATACCATTCAGAGAGGCTTATCAATTAGTCGGGCGAATTGTAAAAACTTCTTTAGAGGAAGGGATTTTACTAAAAGACATTACTTTGGAAAGATGGAAAACATTTCATAAATTTTTTGAAAAAGATATTTACGAAAAGCTTTTACCGTCAAGTGTGGTTGAGTCTCGTTTGAGTGCTGGTGGAACTGGATTTGAGAGAGTTCAAGAACAGCTTCTTTCTTGGCGAGAAAAATTATTTAATTAA
- a CDS encoding RNA-binding protein gives MSIFVGNLPFRAEQEDVMELFSPFGEVSNCSLPLERDTGRKRGFAFVEMADEAVEASAIESLQGAELMGRPLRINKAEPRGSAPRRGGGGGYGGGGGYGGGGQGGYGGGGYGGGGQGGYGGGGQGGYGGGGQGGYGGGGQGGYGGGGQGGYGGGGQGGYGGGGQGGYGGGGQGGYGGGGQGGYGGGGYGGGGQSDQSAQDRPSGAKGWEDRSHGNASQDVNDFDQGRSRRRRGASPEGGADSTADYGGAES, from the coding sequence GTGAGTATTTTTGTCGGCAACTTGCCCTTCCGCGCTGAGCAGGAAGATGTCATGGAATTGTTTTCTCCCTTTGGGGAGGTGTCAAATTGTTCTTTACCTTTAGAACGAGATACGGGACGCAAAAGAGGTTTTGCTTTTGTTGAGATGGCTGATGAAGCAGTTGAAGCTTCAGCAATTGAATCTCTACAAGGTGCTGAGCTCATGGGCCGTCCTTTAAGAATCAACAAAGCCGAACCTAGAGGGAGTGCTCCCAGAAGAGGCGGCGGTGGCGGCTATGGCGGTGGTGGCGGCTATGGCGGTGGCGGTCAAGGCGGTTATGGCGGTGGTGGCTATGGCGGTGGCGGTCAAGGCGGCTACGGCGGTGGCGGTCAAGGCGGCTACGGCGGTGGCGGTCAAGGCGGCTATGGCGGTGGCGGTCAAGGTGGCTACGGCGGTGGCGGTCAAGGTGGCTACGGCGGTGGCGGTCAAGGTGGCTACGGCGGTGGCGGTCAAGGCGGCTACGGCGGTGGCGGTCAAGGTGGCTACGGCGGTGGCGGTCAAGGCGGCTACGGCGGTGGCGGCTATGGCGGTGGCGGTCAGTCTGATCAATCAGCTCAAGATAGACCTTCTGGAGCCAAAGGCTGGGAAGATCGTAGTCATGGTAATGCTTCTCAAGATGTAAATGACTTTGATCAAGGTCGTAGTAGAAGAAGAAGAGGTGCTTCGCCTGAAGGGGGAGCTGACTCTACTGCAGATTATGGCGGCGCAGAATCTTAA
- the dusA gene encoding tRNA dihydrouridine(20/20a) synthase DusA translates to MISNSLKTNEIANYRLSIAPMMDCTDRHFRVLMRQITKKSLLYTEMIVAQALHYSKNRNKLLDFDEIEHPISIQLGGDNPKLLAEAAQMAEDWGYDEINLNIGCPSPRVKSGNFGACLMGKPKIVADCIEKMKKSCNKPITIKHRLGIDNLDSDDYLLKFVDTCSLAGADRFIIHARKAWLNGLNPKENRTIPPLQYERVQKLKNNRPELIIELNGGLNTINDSIEALKVFDGAMVGRAAYSHPFLWTKIDSLIFGQKEKYLSRSKIIKKLIPFAQKHLENDGRLWQISRHILNLIENIPNAKILRQELSEKCQTQKADISILKKIAQQLEDAGQ, encoded by the coding sequence ATGATTTCCAATTCTTTAAAAACAAATGAAATAGCTAACTACAGATTAAGTATTGCTCCAATGATGGATTGCACAGATAGGCATTTTCGTGTCCTTATGCGCCAGATCACCAAAAAATCGCTTCTCTACACTGAAATGATTGTGGCCCAAGCGCTCCATTACAGCAAAAACAGGAATAAATTATTAGATTTTGATGAGATTGAGCATCCTATTTCCATACAACTAGGAGGAGACAACCCGAAACTTTTAGCTGAAGCAGCTCAAATGGCTGAAGATTGGGGCTATGACGAAATTAACTTAAACATTGGATGTCCAAGTCCGAGAGTAAAATCTGGCAACTTTGGAGCTTGTCTTATGGGAAAACCAAAGATAGTGGCTGATTGTATTGAGAAAATGAAGAAATCATGCAATAAACCAATAACCATCAAACACAGGCTTGGTATTGATAATCTCGACAGTGATGATTATCTTCTAAAATTTGTTGATACTTGTTCACTTGCAGGAGCAGACAGATTCATAATTCATGCAAGAAAAGCTTGGCTTAATGGATTAAATCCAAAAGAAAATCGTACAATTCCACCTCTTCAATATGAAAGAGTTCAAAAATTAAAAAATAACAGGCCGGAATTAATTATTGAGCTGAACGGTGGACTAAATACGATTAATGATTCCATTGAAGCTCTCAAAGTATTTGATGGAGCAATGGTGGGAAGAGCTGCATACTCTCATCCATTTCTTTGGACAAAAATTGATTCATTAATTTTTGGACAAAAAGAAAAATATTTATCAAGATCAAAAATAATAAAAAAGCTTATTCCTTTTGCTCAAAAGCATTTAGAGAATGATGGACGTCTTTGGCAAATTTCTAGACACATTTTAAATCTGATAGAAAATATTCCTAATGCAAAAATATTGAGACAAGAATTAAGTGAAAAATGTCAAACTCAGAAAGCTGATATTTCCATTTTAAAAAAAATTGCCCAACAACTCGAAGATGCTGGGCAATAA
- the msrB gene encoding peptide-methionine (R)-S-oxide reductase MsrB: protein MFGLLNTLFGFTIKPKSAFASSKPMENYKTLTDADWENRLPKDAFYVLRKEGTERPFSSPLNDEKRKGVFRCAGCGLALFSSTTKFDSGTGWPSFFDHLPDAIETKTDFKLIVPRTEYHCRRCGGHQGHVFNDGPRPTGKRYCNNGVALAFEVDS from the coding sequence ATGTTTGGACTTTTGAATACTCTTTTTGGTTTTACTATCAAACCAAAAAGCGCTTTTGCCTCCTCTAAACCTATGGAAAACTATAAAACTCTAACTGATGCAGACTGGGAAAATCGTTTACCCAAAGACGCTTTTTACGTCTTACGAAAGGAAGGAACAGAGAGACCGTTTTCAAGTCCATTAAATGATGAAAAAAGGAAAGGAGTTTTTCGTTGTGCAGGATGCGGTCTTGCTTTATTTTCTTCAACAACAAAGTTTGACAGTGGAACAGGCTGGCCAAGCTTTTTTGATCATTTACCGGATGCAATAGAGACAAAAACAGACTTCAAATTAATTGTCCCCAGAACTGAATATCATTGTCGACGATGTGGTGGGCATCAAGGACATGTTTTTAATGATGGTCCAAGACCCACTGGTAAACGATATTGTAATAATGGTGTAGCTCTTGCTTTTGAAGTTGATTCGTAA
- the grpE gene encoding nucleotide exchange factor GrpE, with amino-acid sequence MNSDVSSSEYELSQDGSSQNNPSENSVSSPKSNESVNQVELSDNPDVEPQVKNDSVDTSNEQSSTSCDSNIKGSDTEARLQQLEKEHETLNSQYMRIAADFDNFRKRQTRDQDDLKIQLTCTTLSEILPIVDNFERARQQLNPEGEEAQALHRSYQGLYKQLVEVLKNLGVAPMRVVDQAFDPSLHEAVMREPSDEKAEDIVIEELQRGYHLNGRVLRHALVKVSMGPGPKAVNEEIPDQSASNQELSESVDGSTKDEN; translated from the coding sequence ATGAATTCAGACGTTTCCTCTTCCGAATATGAATTATCACAAGATGGTTCATCACAAAATAATCCCAGTGAAAATTCTGTAAGTTCTCCTAAAAGTAATGAATCAGTTAATCAAGTTGAGCTTTCTGATAATCCCGACGTAGAGCCTCAAGTGAAGAATGATTCGGTAGATACATCAAACGAACAATCTTCAACTAGTTGTGATTCAAATATTAAAGGTTCAGATACTGAAGCAAGATTACAGCAATTAGAAAAAGAGCATGAAACTTTAAACAGCCAATATATGAGAATAGCTGCTGACTTTGATAATTTCCGAAAGCGACAGACGCGTGATCAAGATGATCTAAAAATTCAACTTACTTGCACAACCCTTAGTGAAATACTTCCTATTGTTGATAATTTTGAAAGAGCAAGGCAGCAGTTGAATCCTGAGGGTGAAGAAGCTCAAGCATTACACCGAAGCTACCAAGGGCTTTACAAACAATTAGTTGAAGTTCTTAAGAATCTTGGCGTTGCTCCAATGCGAGTGGTTGATCAGGCTTTTGATCCGTCTTTGCATGAGGCAGTTATGAGAGAGCCCAGCGATGAAAAGGCTGAGGATATTGTGATTGAAGAATTACAACGGGGTTATCACCTTAACGGTCGTGTTTTAAGGCATGCCTTGGTTAAAGTTTCTATGGGTCCAGGCCCGAAAGCCGTTAATGAAGAGATTCCTGATCAGAGTGCTTCTAATCAAGAACTAAGTGAATCTGTAGATGGTTCAACTAAAGATGAGAATTAA
- the dnaJ gene encoding molecular chaperone DnaJ gives MADFYDLLGVSRDADADTLKRAYRQQARKYHPDVNKEAGAEDKFKEIGKAYEVLSDSQKRARYDQFGEAGIGGAAGMPDMGDMGGFADLFDTFFNGFGGASSAGGSRPQRRGPQQGDDLRYDLTIDFDKAISGQEKEITVPHLETCDVCRGTGAKKGTGPVTCPTCSGAGQVRRATRTPFGSFTQVAECPTCGGTGQVIKDPCNACGGKGVKQVRKKLKINIPAGVDSGTRLRVSGEGNAGLKGGPSGDLYVFLKVKNHPNLKRDGLTILSEVNISYLQAILGDTIEIETVDGPTKLQIPAGTQPNSILNLENKGVPKLGNPVARGNHQVSVKIKLPTKLSDSERNLLEELAGHYSARGPQHHYHKSGLFSKLFGK, from the coding sequence ATGGCTGATTTTTACGATCTATTGGGTGTCAGCAGAGATGCTGATGCTGACACTTTAAAAAGAGCTTATAGACAGCAAGCTCGGAAATATCATCCTGACGTCAATAAGGAAGCAGGTGCAGAGGATAAGTTCAAAGAAATAGGCAAAGCATATGAAGTTTTAAGCGACTCTCAAAAGCGAGCTCGTTACGACCAATTTGGAGAAGCTGGAATAGGTGGGGCCGCTGGCATGCCGGATATGGGAGATATGGGTGGCTTTGCAGATTTGTTTGATACCTTTTTTAATGGCTTTGGTGGTGCTAGTTCAGCTGGAGGTTCTCGCCCTCAAAGACGCGGACCACAACAGGGAGACGATTTACGTTACGACCTAACGATAGATTTTGATAAAGCTATTTCTGGACAAGAAAAAGAGATTACGGTCCCTCATTTAGAAACTTGTGATGTTTGCAGAGGCACTGGGGCTAAGAAAGGCACTGGTCCTGTTACTTGTCCTACATGTAGTGGTGCAGGTCAAGTAAGAAGAGCGACTCGTACACCTTTTGGAAGTTTTACTCAAGTCGCTGAATGTCCAACCTGTGGTGGTACTGGACAAGTGATTAAAGATCCTTGTAATGCTTGTGGAGGGAAAGGGGTTAAACAAGTAAGAAAAAAATTAAAAATTAATATTCCTGCTGGTGTTGATAGCGGAACACGATTAAGAGTCTCAGGAGAGGGTAATGCTGGATTAAAGGGTGGTCCATCTGGAGATCTATATGTTTTTTTAAAAGTTAAAAATCATCCTAATTTAAAGAGAGATGGATTGACAATTTTATCTGAAGTTAATATTAGTTACCTTCAGGCAATTTTAGGAGATACTATTGAAATAGAGACTGTAGATGGCCCTACTAAATTGCAAATTCCAGCAGGAACCCAACCTAACTCTATTTTGAATTTAGAAAATAAAGGGGTGCCGAAACTAGGCAATCCAGTTGCTAGAGGTAATCATCAAGTCTCAGTAAAGATTAAATTACCTACAAAATTATCAGATTCTGAAAGAAATTTATTAGAAGAATTAGCTGGACATTACTCTGCACGTGGACCTCAACATCATTATCATAAAAGTGGCTTATTTAGTAAGTTATTTGGTAAATAA
- a CDS encoding sulfurtransferase TusA family protein: protein MEKNIFIDHYLDLSGLPCPVNFVKCCLALENLSSNQVLKVDLDRGEAETSVIDGLQEKGYKVKILTKHSKKVSLIISSE from the coding sequence GTGGAGAAAAATATCTTCATTGATCATTATTTAGATTTGAGTGGCCTTCCTTGTCCAGTAAATTTTGTTAAATGTTGTCTGGCTTTAGAAAACTTATCGTCAAATCAAGTTTTAAAAGTAGATCTTGATAGAGGCGAAGCAGAAACTAGTGTTATCGATGGTTTGCAAGAGAAAGGTTATAAAGTAAAAATATTGACTAAACACTCTAAAAAAGTATCTTTGATAATATCGAGTGAATAA
- the rsgA gene encoding ribosome small subunit-dependent GTPase A, with product MNKNKPNKSKGIVVALKANFLIVEIDYLNFKDDSFDQLYEKIRLLCTRRSKLDYQGLFIDVGDIVSVESIDYKNKIAVISEVGPRKSFLKRPAVANVTLLSICISVDEPLFDIEQTSRFLLTAECANIEPLIILTKIDLITKNDLILYINKFKSWGYDCLPVSIYNSQGIDSLIERFRKTKLTVLAGPSGVGKTSLINHLIPSVSLPTSTVSKKLKRGTHTTRHVELFAIGNGSLLADTPGFNRPEIVCEPTGFASLFPEFRTQLATSQCKFRNCLHRDEPGCVINKDLERYSFYRENLEEMINSHLPYQAG from the coding sequence GTGAATAAAAATAAACCTAATAAATCTAAAGGTATTGTTGTTGCACTGAAGGCAAATTTTTTAATTGTTGAGATTGACTATTTAAATTTTAAGGACGATTCATTTGATCAATTGTATGAAAAAATTAGACTTTTATGCACTCGAAGAAGTAAGTTAGATTATCAAGGTTTATTTATAGATGTAGGGGATATAGTTTCCGTTGAGTCTATAGATTATAAAAACAAAATAGCTGTAATTTCAGAAGTGGGGCCGCGAAAAAGTTTTTTAAAACGTCCAGCGGTGGCAAACGTTACTTTATTATCTATTTGTATCTCAGTTGATGAGCCTTTATTTGATATTGAGCAAACAAGCCGTTTTTTATTAACAGCTGAATGTGCAAATATAGAGCCTTTAATAATCTTAACCAAAATAGATTTAATTACAAAGAATGATTTAATTTTATATATAAATAAATTTAAATCTTGGGGGTATGATTGTTTACCTGTATCTATATATAATTCTCAGGGTATTGATTCATTAATAGAACGATTTCGAAAGACAAAATTAACTGTTCTTGCGGGTCCTTCTGGAGTAGGAAAGACAAGTTTAATTAATCATTTAATCCCATCCGTTTCTCTACCTACTTCAACTGTTTCAAAAAAATTAAAGAGAGGCACACATACGACTAGACATGTCGAACTTTTTGCAATTGGAAATGGTTCACTTCTTGCTGATACACCAGGGTTTAATCGTCCAGAAATAGTATGTGAGCCAACTGGTTTTGCTTCTTTGTTTCCTGAGTTTCGAACACAGTTAGCCACATCACAATGTAAGTTCCGTAATTGCTTGCATAGAGATGAGCCGGGTTGTGTAATTAATAAAGATCTTGAAAGATATTCTTTTTATCGTGAGAACCTTGAGGAAATGATTAATTCTCATCTCCCATACCAGGCAGGTTAA
- a CDS encoding YbaB/EbfC family nucleoid-associated protein: protein MAGFGLPNFGQLTEAFKKAQQIQQNAQKLQEELEVMEIEGTNNDNRAKIWMSGNQKPLRVKIDPSLLSEDKAIIEKAILDAMKSAHEVSTSTMKERMEDLTGGFKLNLPGMGDEN, encoded by the coding sequence ATGGCTGGATTCGGACTACCAAATTTTGGACAACTCACAGAAGCTTTTAAAAAAGCACAACAAATTCAGCAAAATGCCCAAAAACTTCAAGAAGAGCTTGAAGTTATGGAAATAGAGGGCACAAATAATGACAATAGGGCAAAGATATGGATGTCAGGGAATCAAAAACCTTTACGTGTAAAAATTGACCCATCTCTTCTTTCTGAAGACAAAGCAATAATCGAAAAAGCCATATTAGATGCTATGAAATCCGCTCACGAAGTTTCAACTTCGACAATGAAAGAGCGAATGGAAGATTTAACCGGTGGATTCAAACTTAACCTGCCTGGTATGGGAGATGAGAATTAA
- the murB gene encoding UDP-N-acetylmuramate dehydrogenase, protein MNSIKLEKNISLSNFTTWRIGGPAEWIAQPKNIEEINYLITWINKKKIPCNIIGAGSNLLINDKGIKGLSLCMRNFKGIQIDKNNGIIEVLSGEMLPTLARKAAASGLHGFEWAVGIPGTIGGAVVMNAGAQEDCISNYLESITTLSLTGEYKMIKGKDLNFGYRHSLLQNEKLIVISARLKLMSGHAEEIRQVTNENLNHRLKTQPYQAQTCGSVFRNPEPLKAAKLIEEIGLKGFRFGGAEISKIHSNFIINANQASSYDVRELIKYVKKRVFDSYGILLETEVKQCGF, encoded by the coding sequence ATGAATTCCATTAAATTAGAGAAAAATATTTCCTTATCAAATTTCACTACTTGGAGAATAGGGGGTCCTGCAGAATGGATTGCTCAACCAAAAAATATAGAAGAAATTAATTATTTAATTACTTGGATAAATAAGAAAAAAATTCCTTGCAATATTATTGGTGCTGGATCAAATCTTTTAATAAATGACAAAGGAATTAAAGGTTTAAGTCTATGTATGCGTAATTTCAAAGGAATTCAAATTGATAAAAACAATGGAATTATCGAAGTCCTTAGCGGTGAAATGCTTCCTACTCTGGCGAGAAAAGCGGCTGCGAGTGGACTTCATGGCTTCGAATGGGCTGTAGGAATACCAGGAACAATTGGTGGGGCTGTAGTTATGAATGCTGGGGCACAAGAAGATTGCATATCTAACTATCTCGAGAGTATTACAACGCTATCTTTGACAGGTGAATACAAAATGATCAAGGGCAAGGATCTCAATTTTGGATACCGACACAGTCTGCTTCAAAATGAAAAATTAATTGTTATCTCTGCTCGACTCAAGCTGATGTCAGGTCATGCAGAAGAAATTCGACAGGTCACAAATGAAAACTTAAATCATCGATTAAAAACTCAACCTTATCAAGCTCAAACATGCGGCAGTGTTTTTCGTAATCCAGAACCTTTGAAAGCTGCAAAATTAATTGAAGAAATTGGTTTAAAAGGATTTCGTTTTGGTGGAGCAGAAATATCCAAAATACATTCAAATTTTATAATTAACGCAAACCAAGCTTCCTCTTATGACGTCAGAGAATTGATTAAATATGTCAAGAAAAGAGTTTTTGATTCTTATGGAATCTTGTTAGAAACAGAAGTTAAACAATGTGGCTTTTAA